Proteins encoded within one genomic window of Sulfurovum zhangzhouensis:
- a CDS encoding divergent polysaccharide deacetylase family protein, whose translation MAKERKRRSATVKSTTKKAPTKRSKSSRKKGTLKKDFTIFTTVIVMIAMVVLGYYIGRGEAGVQPNPNSILLKSSSDNKALFESLEKVKNERALREQKRQDELELKLQIQREAEQKKAALEAQKEEEKQKLLEKSKSVPYPGDMVHYNEMMASSKSEKPKLVIIIDDVSSRSQLEHIQAVNLKLTPSIFPPYKLSPSNNKLAEGLKHYMIHLPMQSGKAYDKQEKTLMVTDTPEMIESRVKELRRLFPTARFVNNHTGSVFTSNYLAMDRLYQALYQEGFVFIDSRTISATKVPQISRKHSQLYMARDVFIDNKQTVDSIHKQLKLAVNIAKKRGYTIVIGHPHKVTLEALSSATEMLKDVETVYIDELYQLKVKR comes from the coding sequence ATGGCCAAAGAGAGAAAGCGTAGATCAGCAACTGTAAAATCTACGACAAAAAAAGCACCAACCAAACGTAGTAAATCCAGCCGGAAAAAAGGTACGTTAAAAAAGGATTTTACGATCTTTACGACAGTGATAGTAATGATCGCTATGGTAGTACTCGGATATTATATCGGGAGAGGTGAAGCTGGTGTTCAACCCAATCCCAACAGTATACTGCTAAAGAGCAGTTCAGATAACAAAGCACTTTTTGAAAGTTTGGAAAAAGTAAAAAATGAGAGAGCGCTCAGAGAGCAAAAAAGACAAGATGAGCTTGAGTTAAAACTACAAATACAAAGAGAAGCAGAGCAGAAAAAGGCTGCTTTGGAAGCTCAAAAGGAAGAAGAAAAACAAAAACTTCTTGAAAAGAGTAAAAGTGTTCCTTATCCTGGTGATATGGTGCATTATAATGAAATGATGGCTTCATCAAAAAGTGAGAAGCCTAAACTTGTGATCATTATCGATGATGTTTCTTCCAGGTCACAACTCGAGCATATCCAAGCAGTGAATTTGAAGCTTACACCCTCTATATTCCCGCCATATAAACTTTCCCCATCAAATAATAAATTGGCCGAAGGCTTAAAGCATTATATGATCCATTTACCTATGCAGTCAGGAAAAGCATATGACAAACAGGAAAAAACACTGATGGTCACAGATACACCGGAGATGATAGAATCCAGGGTTAAAGAACTGAGGAGACTTTTCCCTACGGCAAGATTTGTGAACAATCATACAGGCTCAGTGTTTACCAGTAACTATCTTGCGATGGACAGACTTTATCAGGCACTTTATCAGGAAGGATTTGTATTTATTGACAGTCGTACGATTTCTGCTACTAAAGTACCCCAGATCAGTAGAAAACATTCGCAACTCTATATGGCACGTGATGTATTTATAGATAATAAACAGACTGTCGATTCTATCCATAAACAGTTAAAACTTGCAGTGAATATAGCAAAAAAGAGAGGATATACGATCGTTATAGGACATCCACATAAAGTGACACTGGAAGCACTTTCAAGTGCAACAGAGATGTTGAAGGATGTAGAAACAGTATATATTGATGAACTTTATCAACTAAAGGTGAAAAGATGA
- the ilvC gene encoding ketol-acid reductoisomerase → MAEQLNVYYDKDCDLSIIKSKTVAMIGFGSQGHAHAENLRDSGVEVVIGLRKGGSSWDKAAAKGFEVLTVEEASAKGDVVMILLPDENQKEIYEAQIEPNLKEGATIAFGHGFAIHYGRIQPRADINVMMVAPKAPGHTVRSEFVRGGGIPDLIAIGQNPSGNTKDVALSYASAIGGGRTGIIETTFKDETETDLFGEQAVLCGGVSALIQAGFETLTEAGYPAEMAYFECLHEMKLIVDLIFEGGIADMRYSISNTAEYGDMVSGPRIINEESKKAMRQVLKEIQNGQFAKDFVLEGQAGYPRMNAERNNLKAHPVEVTGARLRAMMPWIKANKIVDQETN, encoded by the coding sequence ATGGCAGAACAATTAAATGTTTACTATGACAAAGATTGTGATCTTAGTATCATCAAGTCTAAAACTGTTGCAATGATCGGTTTCGGATCTCAAGGACACGCACATGCTGAGAACCTAAGAGACTCTGGTGTAGAAGTAGTAATCGGTCTTAGAAAAGGCGGAAGCTCTTGGGATAAAGCTGCTGCAAAAGGTTTTGAAGTACTTACAGTAGAAGAGGCATCTGCTAAAGGTGATGTTGTTATGATCCTTCTTCCGGATGAAAACCAAAAAGAGATCTATGAAGCACAGATCGAGCCAAACCTAAAAGAAGGTGCGACTATTGCATTCGGTCACGGGTTTGCGATCCATTACGGACGTATCCAGCCAAGAGCTGACATCAACGTAATGATGGTTGCTCCAAAAGCACCTGGACACACTGTAAGAAGCGAGTTTGTAAGAGGTGGTGGTATTCCTGACCTTATCGCTATCGGTCAGAACCCAAGCGGTAACACAAAAGATGTAGCACTTTCATATGCTTCAGCGATCGGTGGTGGTAGAACAGGTATCATCGAAACTACATTCAAAGATGAGACTGAGACTGACCTTTTCGGTGAGCAAGCAGTTCTTTGTGGTGGTGTATCTGCACTTATCCAAGCTGGTTTTGAAACACTTACAGAAGCTGGTTATCCAGCAGAAATGGCATATTTTGAGTGTCTACACGAGATGAAACTTATCGTTGATTTGATCTTCGAAGGTGGTATCGCAGACATGAGATATTCTATCTCTAACACAGCTGAGTACGGTGATATGGTATCTGGACCAAGAATCATCAACGAAGAGTCTAAAAAAGCAATGAGACAAGTGCTTAAAGAGATCCAAAACGGACAATTTGCTAAAGACTTCGTGCTTGAAGGGCAAGCAGGTTACCCAAGAATGAATGCTGAGAGAAACAACCTTAAAGCACACCCTGTAGAAGTAACAGGTGCAAGACTTCGTGCAATGATGCCTTGGATTAAGGCGAACAAGATCGTAGATCAAGAGACTAACTAA
- a CDS encoding RluA family pseudouridine synthase yields MQHTKVTLHTITENEAGQRIDNFLLRHLKGIPKSRIYRIIRKGEVRVNKKRIKTEYKLQLNDIVRIPPVTLEEKKPLSKVPDHLLKLIEKAIYFEDEELILLNKPSGLAVHGGSHSELGLIEILRQLRSDLTYLELAHRLDMETSGVLLVAKSRKMLQELHTMLREAHQIEKHYTALVAGVWQGGQKKITHKLERQQDRSKKVQVSEEGKESTSIFTPLRHYKDATLMNVQILTGRMHQIRTQLAYIDHPIIGDDRYGDEKQNRYFAKHHHSTRLFLHANLVSFTLNGKTYTFKAPLADELQKVIDTLK; encoded by the coding sequence ATGCAACATACTAAAGTAACCCTCCATACCATCACCGAAAATGAAGCAGGACAACGTATCGACAACTTCCTGCTGCGACACCTCAAAGGCATCCCCAAATCACGTATATACCGTATCATACGCAAAGGTGAAGTAAGGGTAAACAAAAAGCGCATCAAGACTGAGTACAAGCTGCAGCTAAATGATATCGTACGTATTCCGCCTGTCACACTAGAAGAAAAAAAGCCGCTTTCAAAAGTACCGGATCATCTGCTAAAACTTATTGAAAAAGCAATCTATTTTGAAGATGAAGAGCTCATCTTACTTAACAAACCCTCAGGGCTTGCCGTACATGGAGGAAGTCATTCAGAACTCGGTCTCATAGAGATACTTCGGCAGTTACGTTCCGATCTAACTTACCTCGAACTGGCTCATAGACTCGATATGGAAACAAGCGGAGTGCTGCTAGTCGCAAAAAGCAGAAAAATGCTTCAGGAACTCCATACCATGCTCAGAGAAGCCCACCAGATCGAAAAACACTACACTGCACTGGTTGCTGGAGTATGGCAAGGCGGACAAAAGAAAATTACACATAAACTGGAAAGACAACAAGATAGAAGTAAAAAGGTCCAGGTCAGTGAAGAGGGTAAAGAATCAACAAGTATTTTCACTCCCCTCAGACATTATAAAGATGCCACCCTTATGAATGTACAGATACTCACTGGCCGCATGCATCAGATACGAACACAGCTTGCTTATATTGACCATCCGATCATCGGTGATGATCGCTATGGAGATGAGAAACAAAACCGGTATTTTGCGAAACATCACCACTCTACGAGACTCTTTTTACATGCAAATTTAGTTTCATTTACGCTTAATGGTAAAACTTATACATTTAAAGCTCCGTTAGCCGATGAGCTTCAAAAAGTTATTGACACACTAAAGTAA
- a CDS encoding NfeD family protein — translation MIAFLNDSMLWWHWIILGIILLIIEMNLGTFFILGLGVAAILVGVIDLLFGTSFNTELLIWIILSLLSIAAWFKWFREPPQTDSGQSNYRLDTLGSVLEEIEPHSRGKVKFDSPVLGNTTWHATAKVKIAKDIRVKIVQINGQLIEVEPV, via the coding sequence ATGATCGCATTTTTAAACGACTCCATGCTCTGGTGGCACTGGATCATACTTGGAATTATTCTCTTGATCATCGAAATGAATTTGGGAACATTCTTCATACTGGGACTTGGCGTTGCCGCAATACTCGTAGGTGTAATAGATTTACTCTTTGGTACTAGTTTCAATACAGAACTACTTATCTGGATCATCCTTTCTTTACTTTCTATTGCTGCATGGTTCAAGTGGTTTCGAGAACCGCCCCAAACTGATAGTGGTCAGTCCAATTACCGGCTTGACACCTTGGGAAGCGTACTTGAAGAGATAGAACCTCATAGTAGAGGCAAAGTCAAATTTGATTCACCCGTACTCGGCAATACCACATGGCATGCTACAGCCAAAGTCAAGATCGCCAAAGATATACGTGTCAAGATCGTACAGATCAATGGACAGCTTATAGAAGTTGAACCTGTTTAA
- a CDS encoding SPFH domain-containing protein, with translation MEALNILIILAVLVIVTLYKGINIVPQGEEWVVERLGKFSRTLTPGLNIIIPYIESIRERVSTRDLILDIPEQEVITKDNAVIHTNAVTFARVTNPRDAIYGIEDFRIAIQQLVMTTLRSILGEMNLDDALSNREQIKTKLKDSIIDDVADWGVTVKSVEIQDINPSTSMQASMERQAAAERERRAIETTAEGKKNAAILEADGKLEAAKREAQAQIALANASGEAINIITQNIKDNELPAMFLLGDRYINTLHEMSKSENAKFVIYPADLQGAIKGMLGNVFKK, from the coding sequence ATGGAAGCACTCAATATACTGATTATCCTCGCTGTTTTAGTTATCGTTACACTCTATAAAGGTATCAATATCGTACCACAGGGTGAAGAATGGGTTGTGGAGAGACTGGGAAAGTTCAGCCGTACCCTCACTCCTGGACTCAATATCATCATCCCTTATATTGAATCGATCCGTGAACGTGTCTCCACCCGGGACCTCATCCTTGATATCCCTGAACAGGAGGTCATCACTAAAGACAATGCCGTCATCCACACCAATGCCGTTACCTTTGCACGTGTCACCAACCCACGTGATGCGATATACGGTATCGAGGATTTTAGGATAGCGATTCAACAGCTTGTGATGACCACCCTGCGTTCTATACTGGGTGAGATGAACCTGGATGATGCACTCTCCAATCGTGAACAGATCAAGACAAAACTCAAAGACTCCATCATTGATGATGTAGCAGACTGGGGTGTCACAGTCAAGTCTGTAGAGATACAGGATATCAATCCAAGTACTTCTATGCAGGCTTCCATGGAGAGACAAGCAGCAGCTGAACGTGAAAGAAGAGCGATAGAAACGACTGCAGAAGGTAAAAAAAATGCTGCCATCCTTGAAGCAGACGGGAAACTCGAAGCAGCCAAAAGAGAGGCCCAGGCACAGATCGCTCTGGCCAATGCCTCAGGTGAAGCGATCAACATCATCACCCAAAATATCAAGGATAACGAACTTCCGGCCATGTTCCTGCTTGGAGACCGATATATCAATACGCTCCATGAGATGAGCAAGAGTGAGAATGCCAAGTTCGTGATCTATCCAGCCGATCTTCAGGGAGCTATTAAAGGGATGCTGGGGAATGTGTTTAAGAAATAA
- a CDS encoding cold-shock protein, whose protein sequence is MATQVNGTVKWFNSEKGFGFIEQENGGDDVFVHYRQINSSGYGRVSLNEGQKVTFEIGKGEKGLQAENVTAL, encoded by the coding sequence ATGGCAACTCAAGTAAATGGAACTGTAAAATGGTTCAACAGTGAAAAAGGTTTCGGTTTTATCGAACAAGAAAATGGTGGGGATGATGTATTTGTACACTACCGTCAAATCAATAGTAGCGGTTACGGTCGTGTTTCTCTTAATGAAGGTCAAAAAGTAACTTTTGAGATCGGTAAAGGTGAAAAAGGCTTACAAGCTGAAAACGTTACTGCTCTTTAA
- a CDS encoding M15 family metallopeptidase, with product MQKIILFLTILSISVSADYQANISKITPEVKQRMINGNSYKEGCPVGIADLRYLRMKYKNFSGQEQWGELIVHKDVADEVVKIFKVLYELDYPIYQMRLVSDYKGSDWQSIEADNTSAFNCRKATGSKSWSKHSYGKAIDINPIENPYISRSGHISHKASLVYKKRVHKNDTAADKTVLLSKDKAVMLFKKHGWQWGGDWIGVKDYQHFSK from the coding sequence ATGCAAAAGATCATTTTATTTTTGACCATTTTAAGTATAAGCGTATCGGCTGACTATCAAGCAAATATCTCAAAAATCACACCCGAAGTAAAACAGCGCATGATCAATGGAAACTCTTATAAAGAGGGTTGCCCTGTAGGTATTGCCGATCTTCGTTATCTGCGTATGAAGTATAAGAACTTTAGTGGTCAGGAGCAGTGGGGAGAACTCATTGTTCATAAAGATGTGGCAGATGAGGTTGTGAAAATATTTAAAGTGCTGTACGAACTTGACTATCCTATCTATCAAATGAGACTGGTGAGTGATTACAAGGGGAGTGACTGGCAGTCTATCGAAGCAGATAACACTTCTGCATTTAACTGCCGCAAAGCCACTGGAAGCAAGAGCTGGTCGAAACACAGCTACGGCAAAGCAATCGATATTAATCCAATAGAAAACCCTTATATTTCCCGAAGCGGGCATATAAGTCACAAAGCGTCATTAGTGTATAAAAAAAGAGTACATAAAAATGATACGGCAGCAGATAAAACTGTATTGCTATCCAAGGATAAAGCTGTGATGCTATTTAAAAAACATGGCTGGCAGTGGGGCGGTGATTGGATCGGGGTGAAGGATTATCAGCATTTTTCTAAGTGA
- a CDS encoding DsrE family protein, which yields MKHLLRSFLLLLVFPFLLLGAEENAVEKKIVYDLKSGDISVIETNLISAIANNSIYYENHFEELKVKVVIHGDSYKFFVQNSDDLKMKEIGKRLKALYDNYDVTFEMCSVGMKKRNISEKSLYPFVKVVPNSTIALIDAQNDGYAYLPLH from the coding sequence ATGAAACATCTATTGAGAAGTTTTCTTCTGCTACTTGTTTTTCCTTTTCTTCTTTTGGGAGCAGAGGAAAATGCAGTTGAAAAAAAGATTGTGTATGACTTAAAGTCAGGAGATATCAGTGTTATAGAGACTAACCTGATCTCGGCTATTGCAAATAATTCAATCTATTATGAAAATCACTTTGAAGAACTGAAAGTCAAGGTAGTAATACATGGCGACAGCTATAAATTTTTTGTACAGAACAGTGATGATCTAAAAATGAAAGAGATCGGTAAAAGATTAAAAGCATTATATGATAACTATGATGTAACATTTGAAATGTGCAGCGTAGGCATGAAAAAAAGAAATATATCTGAAAAGAGTTTGTATCCATTCGTGAAGGTTGTTCCTAACTCAACTATCGCCTTGATCGATGCACAAAATGACGGATATGCGTATCTCCCGCTACACTAA
- a CDS encoding DUF302 domain-containing protein codes for MKNLLKKLLALVVVGTMGFAQDIQVFTADNSDGKITPKTIEEAFLKVGFFVAENRDMNIPFKKQFNESSFDVYNLFTFYSKPDTLTLVKEHSEIGLFAPLSMSIYTKKGEKTISVSTLTTESLATILGIPKDDKTLLKIGNMVKEALKTAMPNGQFVKLPYETKAIVGERVTRFEMDMEADSWEDTKDEFQMSFEGELSPNGFVMAGFSDLNYDFEENNYEGYNFYDVYSICKLPVIYTVAKVRPEAGAFAPCSLYLYKKKDENKMHVAFPSVYNWISAMAIDDKASLEVLDDAQKRMEKILSGLME; via the coding sequence ATGAAAAATTTACTAAAAAAATTACTGGCCCTGGTGGTGGTAGGAACAATGGGGTTTGCTCAGGATATTCAGGTATTCACAGCAGATAACAGCGACGGAAAAATTACACCTAAGACGATAGAAGAGGCATTCTTGAAAGTCGGCTTTTTTGTAGCAGAAAACAGGGACATGAACATCCCGTTTAAAAAACAGTTTAATGAGAGCTCATTTGATGTCTATAATCTTTTTACATTCTATAGTAAACCAGATACATTGACTTTGGTTAAAGAACATTCTGAGATCGGTCTTTTTGCACCGCTTAGTATGTCGATCTATACTAAAAAAGGTGAAAAAACCATCTCTGTTTCTACACTTACTACTGAATCATTAGCAACGATCCTTGGTATCCCTAAAGATGATAAAACGCTTCTTAAGATAGGTAATATGGTAAAAGAAGCATTAAAAACTGCGATGCCAAACGGTCAGTTTGTGAAGCTACCGTATGAAACGAAGGCAATTGTAGGTGAGCGTGTTACACGTTTTGAGATGGATATGGAAGCTGACAGCTGGGAAGATACAAAAGATGAGTTTCAAATGTCATTTGAGGGTGAACTCTCTCCAAACGGATTTGTTATGGCAGGATTCAGTGATCTAAACTATGACTTTGAAGAGAATAACTATGAAGGATATAACTTTTACGATGTTTATTCGATCTGTAAACTGCCTGTGATCTATACCGTGGCAAAAGTGAGACCAGAAGCAGGAGCATTCGCACCTTGTTCACTTTATCTCTATAAGAAAAAAGATGAAAACAAAATGCATGTGGCTTTCCCTTCTGTTTACAACTGGATCAGTGCAATGGCAATTGATGATAAAGCATCTTTGGAAGTGCTTGATGATGCACAGAAAAGGATGGAAAAGATCCTTTCAGGACTGATGGAATAG
- a CDS encoding DsrE family protein has translation MKKIWIILLFSISFLISDTEFADPKPSLENPRQFVFPITSDDEYEISHVLSSASNVMKFYGPEKCEVAIVCYSKGIKAVMKDANFFDKTLQPRLKSLMTYDVEFIACGNTMKTYNIDKKELLDGVDVVTAGIVELIERQVGGWIYIRP, from the coding sequence ATGAAAAAGATATGGATAATACTGTTATTTTCTATCAGCTTTTTGATCTCTGACACAGAGTTTGCAGATCCCAAACCGAGTCTCGAAAATCCAAGACAGTTTGTTTTCCCTATTACCAGTGATGATGAGTATGAGATATCACATGTACTTTCATCAGCAAGCAATGTCATGAAATTTTACGGTCCGGAGAAATGTGAAGTAGCAATTGTTTGCTACTCAAAAGGGATCAAGGCAGTCATGAAGGATGCGAACTTTTTTGACAAGACGCTTCAGCCACGGCTGAAATCTCTTATGACCTATGATGTTGAGTTCATAGCATGTGGTAATACGATGAAAACGTACAATATCGATAAAAAAGAGTTGCTTGATGGTGTAGATGTGGTTACAGCAGGTATTGTTGAACTGATAGAACGTCAAGTAGGCGGCTGGATATATATCCGTCCATAA
- a CDS encoding thioredoxin family protein has translation MLKVLGSFLLISSLMYGVEGKSVYDRKCASCHELYIPFSTLEKNFNEFDNKMLHLKAPTINQIVYRLKARIGDPSGDEDMHRMEIESFLEDYLNNPDKDKSVCLPEILKYFETMPSMKGQLNEEEFESIVSFLYDYDPKNYQSTFLKYYTFEEASIEALAQNKLIMIFYTAEHCRYCKKMEREVLSDSDVIAALQKEFVSVKIDVDKDKNPIDFNPTMTPTFLFLSPTQEQVYRVPGSWIKEDYLEILREAKEKYNQYQKKGAQ, from the coding sequence ATGCTAAAAGTGTTGGGTTCTTTTCTACTCATATCGTCGCTGATGTATGGAGTGGAGGGTAAGAGTGTTTATGATAGGAAATGTGCTTCTTGTCATGAACTCTATATCCCTTTTAGTACATTGGAAAAAAACTTTAATGAGTTTGATAACAAGATGCTTCATCTTAAAGCTCCGACGATCAATCAAATAGTCTATAGGCTTAAAGCCCGTATAGGAGACCCTAGCGGGGATGAGGATATGCACCGGATGGAGATAGAGAGTTTTTTAGAGGATTATTTAAATAATCCCGATAAAGACAAAAGTGTATGTCTTCCTGAGATCTTAAAATATTTCGAAACGATGCCTAGTATGAAAGGGCAGTTAAATGAAGAAGAGTTTGAATCGATCGTATCTTTTTTGTATGATTATGATCCGAAAAACTATCAGAGTACATTCCTGAAATATTATACGTTCGAAGAAGCTTCGATAGAGGCTTTGGCACAGAATAAGTTGATCATGATCTTTTACACGGCAGAGCATTGCCGCTACTGTAAAAAGATGGAGAGAGAGGTGTTAAGTGATTCTGATGTTATTGCTGCGCTTCAGAAAGAGTTTGTCTCTGTAAAGATAGATGTGGATAAAGATAAAAATCCTATAGATTTCAATCCTACAATGACACCCACTTTCCTCTTTTTATCTCCGACACAGGAACAGGTCTACCGTGTGCCTGGATCATGGATCAAAGAGGACTATTTGGAGATACTCAGGGAAGCTAAAGAAAAATATAACCAATATCAAAAAAAAGGAGCACAGTAA
- a CDS encoding MBL fold metallo-hydrolase yields the protein MRGLGLLFLTLVSLEAFDYQLSPVKVTEDIYCFWGKPEMITKENGGNMVNSCFVKTEDSYVVIDSGPTYSYAKQAYEAMQKVASLPVNYVITTHAHDDHWLGNSFYKQQGALLIGPREYEQSIAGKTYSIKPEETRISQIVSKDAYEGTQIVALDKVVDQNLSRFKVGDIDFVLKQLVPKAHTISDLIVYLPQKKAIFTGDLVFNDRLTSMRDGSIIGNLKAIEIIDEFDADTIITGHGTRTDKHATEYQKAYQSQMKEKILEAIDEGVGLENITKVVPMEKYKNDAMYEELHKRNVLDAYSELEMYEGEEE from the coding sequence ATGAGAGGATTAGGACTGCTTTTTTTGACTTTGGTATCGCTTGAGGCATTTGATTATCAATTGTCTCCTGTAAAAGTAACGGAGGATATCTATTGCTTTTGGGGGAAACCTGAGATGATTACCAAAGAAAATGGTGGGAACATGGTCAATTCCTGTTTTGTAAAAACAGAAGATAGCTATGTTGTTATCGATAGCGGTCCAACTTACTCTTATGCCAAGCAGGCATATGAAGCGATGCAAAAAGTCGCTTCACTGCCTGTAAACTATGTGATCACTACACATGCACATGATGATCATTGGTTAGGAAACAGTTTTTATAAACAACAAGGTGCTTTACTCATAGGCCCAAGGGAGTATGAGCAGAGTATCGCTGGAAAAACGTACAGCATCAAGCCCGAAGAGACACGTATTTCGCAGATCGTTTCTAAAGATGCTTATGAAGGTACACAGATTGTCGCCCTTGATAAGGTAGTGGATCAAAATTTATCCCGATTTAAAGTGGGTGACATTGATTTTGTGTTAAAGCAGCTGGTACCTAAAGCCCATACAATAAGTGACTTGATCGTTTATTTACCGCAAAAAAAAGCAATCTTTACCGGTGATTTGGTCTTCAATGACAGGCTGACATCAATGCGGGATGGTTCAATAATCGGTAACTTAAAAGCCATAGAGATCATTGATGAATTTGATGCAGATACGATCATTACTGGACACGGTACACGGACCGATAAACATGCAACTGAGTACCAGAAGGCTTATCAAAGTCAAATGAAAGAAAAAATCCTTGAAGCAATCGATGAAGGGGTAGGCCTGGAAAATATCACTAAAGTCGTTCCTATGGAAAAGTATAAAAATGACGCGATGTATGAAGAACTCCATAAAAGAAATGTACTTGATGCTTACTCAGAGCTTGAAATGTATGAGGGCGAGGAAGAGTAG
- the soxB gene encoding thiosulfohydrolase SoxB, translating to MDINRRDFLQIAAALGLLGVTGGTNLFAGEAGKERIKNMTFSDIVSFEAKGKATLLHICDLHAHLKPLYWREPSTLISADNLVGTPGFICGETFEKYYGIEPGTLDQYFDTHSNFEELAKKFGKMGGIAHMKTVVDHVRKERGKENVLLLDSGDTWQGTAVALKTNGEAIVDAQNYLGVDVMVGHWEFTYGKERVAELIEMLNAEFISQNVIDNDPFSENFEELIFPPYTIKEIGGAKIGIIGQSFPFTSTANPKRFTEGWSFALRHETLQEYVNELRNEKNVDAVVVLSHDGFSVDQELAKKVNGVDFILSGHTHDPSPEPIIINNTVILIAGSHGKYVGRLDIEVKDKKVVDYNFKLIPVASNIIPADKEGEALVEKWYKPYNDELNEVLGTTKGILYKRDTFYSTFDALIGQAIQEKMKSDIVFTPGYRWGTTLLPGDKILKDNVYEMTAITYPEVYTFDLKGSAIAKLMEDIADNVFNANPLLQQGGDMSRLTGASYSIKISAESGKRVSDFMIGGKPLDPNKTYRVSSWGGNLQNAGENLAKETPAVYEVVSDYIRKQKVVDISMESNVKILDYSCGCPKKGAKC from the coding sequence ATGGATATTAATAGACGAGACTTTCTTCAAATTGCTGCGGCATTAGGACTTCTGGGGGTAACCGGGGGGACTAATCTGTTTGCAGGTGAAGCTGGGAAAGAGCGTATTAAAAATATGACCTTTTCAGATATCGTCTCTTTTGAAGCTAAAGGAAAGGCAACGTTGCTGCACATTTGTGATTTGCATGCCCACCTAAAGCCACTATACTGGAGAGAACCTTCTACACTGATCTCTGCAGATAATCTAGTGGGAACACCTGGTTTCATTTGTGGTGAGACGTTTGAGAAGTATTACGGTATTGAGCCGGGTACGCTTGATCAGTACTTTGATACGCATAGTAATTTTGAAGAGTTAGCTAAAAAGTTTGGAAAAATGGGCGGTATCGCTCATATGAAAACCGTGGTAGACCATGTGAGAAAAGAAAGAGGCAAAGAGAATGTGCTTCTACTTGACAGTGGTGATACATGGCAGGGAACGGCAGTAGCATTAAAAACAAATGGTGAAGCAATCGTAGATGCGCAGAATTACCTTGGTGTAGACGTGATGGTCGGTCACTGGGAATTTACTTACGGTAAAGAGCGTGTAGCTGAGCTGATTGAGATGCTTAATGCGGAATTCATCTCTCAAAACGTGATCGACAATGATCCTTTCTCTGAGAATTTTGAAGAGCTGATCTTCCCTCCATATACGATCAAAGAGATCGGTGGAGCAAAGATAGGTATCATTGGACAGTCATTCCCGTTCACTTCAACTGCAAACCCGAAACGTTTCACGGAAGGTTGGAGTTTTGCTCTGCGCCATGAGACGCTTCAAGAGTATGTAAATGAACTAAGAAATGAGAAAAATGTAGATGCTGTAGTGGTATTGAGCCATGATGGATTCTCTGTAGACCAGGAACTTGCTAAAAAGGTGAACGGAGTTGACTTTATCCTGAGTGGACATACACATGATCCTAGCCCGGAACCTATCATTATCAATAACACTGTGATCCTCATTGCGGGTAGTCACGGAAAATATGTAGGACGTCTTGATATAGAGGTAAAAGATAAAAAAGTAGTAGATTACAACTTCAAGTTGATCCCGGTTGCTTCAAACATTATCCCGGCGGATAAGGAAGGTGAAGCGTTGGTTGAAAAGTGGTACAAACCGTACAACGATGAACTCAATGAAGTATTGGGTACGACGAAAGGGATTCTCTATAAGAGAGATACATTCTATTCGACTTTTGATGCTTTGATCGGTCAAGCGATCCAGGAGAAGATGAAAAGTGATATCGTCTTTACTCCGGGATACCGATGGGGAACTACTTTGCTTCCAGGTGACAAGATCCTTAAAGACAATGTCTATGAGATGACAGCGATCACTTATCCGGAAGTGTATACCTTTGATCTGAAAGGTTCTGCGATCGCAAAACTGATGGAGGATATTGCAGATAATGTTTTCAACGCAAATCCACTTCTTCAGCAAGGTGGGGATATGAGCCGTTTGACAGGTGCAAGCTACTCTATCAAGATCTCTGCAGAGTCAGGTAAAAGGGTTTCTGATTTTATGATCGGCGGCAAACCGCTTGATCCGAATAAAACATACCGTGTTTCTTCATGGGGTGGAAACCTTCAAAATGCAGGAGAAAATCTAGCGAAAGAGACACCGGCAGTATATGAGGTGGTGAGTGACTATATCAGAAAGCAAAAAGTGGTTGATATCAGTATGGAATCTAACGTAAAAATATTGGATTATTCATGTGGATGTCCGAAAAAAGGTGCCAAGTGTTAA